A single Triticum dicoccoides isolate Atlit2015 ecotype Zavitan chromosome 2A, WEW_v2.0, whole genome shotgun sequence DNA region contains:
- the LOC119354821 gene encoding squamosa promoter-binding-like protein 13, whose protein sequence is MDRKDKSRKSSSAASMAALAAAAAAGDVARADGMSGEEDQKLKLVNVPVVSVGGSSSSAAAVAVRRGSGAAGAVATGAAGAGGPSCQAERCGADLSEAKRYHRRHKVCEAHAKAAVVVVAGLRQRFCQQCSRFHELLEFDDQKRSCRRRLAGHNERRRKSSAEANGGDGCRHADQDGRTHPGNPPLNHFQIR, encoded by the exons ATGGACCGCAAGGACAAGTCCCGCAAGTCCTCCTCGGCAGCGTCCATGGCCGCGCTCGCCGCCGCAGCTGCGGCCGGCGACGTGGCCCGAGCCGACGGGATGTCTGGCGAGGAGGACCAGAAGCTGAAGCTCGTGAACGTTCCTGTGGTTTCCGTCGGCGGCTCGAGCTCCTCTGCCGCGGCGGTGGCGGTGAGGAGGGGCAGTGGTGCTGCTGGcgccgtggcgacgggcgcggctgGGGCAGGCGGGCCGAGCTGCCAGGCTGAGAGGTGCGGCGCCGACCTCAGCGAGGCGAAGCGGTACCACCGCAGGCACAAGGTGTGCGAGGCGCACGCCAAGGCTGCTGTTGTGGTCGTCGCCGGCCTCCGCCAGCGCTTCTGCCAGCAATGCAGCCG GTTCCACGAGCTTCTGGAGTTCGACGACCAGAAGCGCAGCTGCCGCCGGCGCCTGGCCGGGCACAAcgagcggcggaggaagagctcggcGGAGGCCAACGGCGGCGACGGGTGCCGCCACGCCGACCAGGACGGGCGTACCCACCCGGGGAACCCGCCGCTGAACCATTTCCAGATCAGATAA